CACCGACGGTGGATGCTGCGCCGCTCATGCCTTGAAGGCTCCTGCGTTGAGCAATTCCAGCGTGCGGCGGTAGATGTTGGTGAGCGGCTCCACATCAGCCAGCGCGATGTGCTCGTCGATCTTGTGGATGGTGGCGTTGGGCGGGCCGAGTTCGATGACCTGCTTGCAGATCTGCGAGATGAAGCGGCCGTCGCTGGTGCCGCCGGTCGTCGAGAGTTCGGTGTCGATGCCTGCGACTTCCTTGATGGAAGCCTGCACGGCACGAACCAGCTCGCCGGGCGTCGTGAGGAAAGGCTGTCCGCCGAGCGTCCAGGTCAGGTCGTATTCGAGACCGTGGCGGTCCAGCACGGTGTGAACGCGTTTCTTGAGCTGCTCGGCCGTGGATTCGGTGCTGAAGCGGAAATTGAAGTCGATCACCACCGAGCCGGGAATCACGTTGGTCGCGCCCGTGCCGCCGTGGATGTTGCTCATCTGCCAGCTCGTCGGCGGAAAGAATTCGTTGCCGCGATCCCATTCGGTGGCCGCGAGTTCGGCGAGTGCCGGAACGGCCTGGTGGATGGGATTGCGCGCCAGTTGCGGGTAGGCGATGTGGCCTTGCACACCGCGCACGGTGAGCTTGCCCGACAGCGTGCCGCGGCGACCGTTCTTGATCATGTCGCCGGTCTTCTGCACCGAGGTGGGCTCGCCCACGATGCACCATTCCAGCGGCTCGGCGCGTTCGCGCAGACGCTCGACCACCACCTTGGTGCCGTCGATGGAAGGGCCTTCCTCATCGCTGGTCAGCAGGAAAGCGATGTGGATGTCCGGGTTGCTGTGCTGGGCCAGAAATTCCTCCACCGCCACCACGAAAGCGGCGATGGATGCCTTCATGTCGCTTGCGCCACGTCCGTACAGGCGACCGTTGCGGTGCGTGGGCGTGAAGGGCGGGCTGCTCCATTGCTCGACCGGGCCGGTCGGCACCACGTCGGTGTGACCGGCGAAGACCAAGGTGCGCGCATCGGCAGAGGCCGACGTGCGCTTGGCCCACAGGTTGCTGACTCGGAAATCGGCGGGGCCGCTGTCGAGGCGCTCGCAGACAAAGCCAAGCGGCGCGAGGCGTTCGGCCAGCAGTTCCAGACAGCCCTCATCGTTGGGCGTCACGGAGGGACGGCTGATGAGCTGTTCGGTCAGAAGCAGGGTGGGTGACATGGGAGGAGCGGAATTTCAAACGGTGTGCTTCACTGCGGTCGCACGTCAAGCACAATTTCGGTAAATGACGGCTGGTCGTCGTCGATGCGCTGGTGCGCCTCGGTCTGGGCCTGAGCCGCCTTGGAGGCCAGCGCAAAGTCGTTTTGCAGACGCCACAGCAAGTTGGTGGGGGAATCGGCGTGGGACAGACCTTCCTTGCGGTCGATCTTGTTTTCCATGATCAGGTGGGCCAGCGCTTCTTCGAAGGTCTGCGAGCCTTCGGCCATGGATTTTTCCATCGCCTCACGCACGCCGGAGAAGTCGCCTTTTTCGATCAGGTCGGCCACCAGCTTGGTGTTGAGCATCACTTCAACGGCCGGCAGGCGCGCGCCTTGCGGGGTGCGCACGAGGCGCTGCGAGATGATGGCCTTCATGGCCGAGGCGAGGTCGCCCAGCATGGTGGGACGCACTTCGACCGGGTAGAACGACAGAATCCGGTTGAGCGCGTGGTAGCTGTTGTTGCCGTGCAGCGTGGCAAGGCAGAGGTGACCGGACTGCGCGTAGGCAATTGCGGCGGACATGGTTTCGCGATCGCGAATTTCGCCGATCAGGATCACGTCGGGCGCTTGGCGCAGCGCGTTCTTGAGCGCAGTCTGCAGCGTATTGGTGTCGGCACCGATCTCGCGCTGGTTGATGATCGAGCGCTTGTTGGTGAACTGGTATTCGACCGGGTCTTCGACGGTGAGCACGTGGCCGGTCTGTTGGCCATTGCGGTAGTCGATCATCGAGGCGAGTGTCGTGCTCTTGCCGGAGCCGGTGGCGCCGACGACCAGGATCAGCCCGCGCTTTTCCATGATGAGATCGGAGAGCACGTCGGGCAGGCTCAGCGAGCCGAGGGCCGGAATGTCGCTCGGGATGAAGCGGATCACCACGGCGTAGCTGCCGCGCTGGCGCATGGCGCTCACGCGGAAACGGCCCACGCCGACCAGCGGCACGCCCATGTTGAGCTCGCCCGTTTCCTGCAGCTCTTCGATGCGGTGGGGTTCAACGATTTCAGCGAGCAGATTGAGAGGCGCTTCGGGCGGAAGAATCTGGCTGTTGATCGGCACGCATTCGCCGTCAATTTTGATGAGTGCCGGCGCATGGGCCGACAGGTACACATCAGATGCCTTCTTCTCCGCCATGAGGCGCAGAATTCTTTCCATCGTGCTCATGAATAATCTCCCCCGAGTGCTTTTGAATGGCCGGTGTCATGCATGGGCCGACACCGGCTGAATGCTGGCGATCAGTCGC
This genomic stretch from Diaphorobacter sp. HDW4B harbors:
- the dapE gene encoding succinyl-diaminopimelate desuccinylase, giving the protein MSPTLLLTEQLISRPSVTPNDEGCLELLAERLAPLGFVCERLDSGPADFRVSNLWAKRTSASADARTLVFAGHTDVVPTGPVEQWSSPPFTPTHRNGRLYGRGASDMKASIAAFVVAVEEFLAQHSNPDIHIAFLLTSDEEGPSIDGTKVVVERLRERAEPLEWCIVGEPTSVQKTGDMIKNGRRGTLSGKLTVRGVQGHIAYPQLARNPIHQAVPALAELAATEWDRGNEFFPPTSWQMSNIHGGTGATNVIPGSVVIDFNFRFSTESTAEQLKKRVHTVLDRHGLEYDLTWTLGGQPFLTTPGELVRAVQASIKEVAGIDTELSTTGGTSDGRFISQICKQVIELGPPNATIHKIDEHIALADVEPLTNIYRRTLELLNAGAFKA
- a CDS encoding PilT/PilU family type 4a pilus ATPase, whose product is MSTMERILRLMAEKKASDVYLSAHAPALIKIDGECVPINSQILPPEAPLNLLAEIVEPHRIEELQETGELNMGVPLVGVGRFRVSAMRQRGSYAVVIRFIPSDIPALGSLSLPDVLSDLIMEKRGLILVVGATGSGKSTTLASMIDYRNGQQTGHVLTVEDPVEYQFTNKRSIINQREIGADTNTLQTALKNALRQAPDVILIGEIRDRETMSAAIAYAQSGHLCLATLHGNNSYHALNRILSFYPVEVRPTMLGDLASAMKAIISQRLVRTPQGARLPAVEVMLNTKLVADLIEKGDFSGVREAMEKSMAEGSQTFEEALAHLIMENKIDRKEGLSHADSPTNLLWRLQNDFALASKAAQAQTEAHQRIDDDQPSFTEIVLDVRPQ